From Tripterygium wilfordii isolate XIE 37 chromosome 13, ASM1340144v1, whole genome shotgun sequence, the proteins below share one genomic window:
- the LOC120013707 gene encoding dehydration-responsive element-binding protein 1A-like yields the protein MSSSSTSCTSNNQSPIPSSSQKRKAGRKKFRETRHPIYKGVRRRNGKWVCEVRQPNNSMARIWLGTFTSPEEAARAHDVAALSFKGDSASLNFPDSAHMLPRPKSSSIRDVQCCAALAAASASSADRVGFDHTAEKVMNGSSRKLFVDEEELFNMPGLLHSMAEGLIISPPAMYDHQGFDWDTVDLTLW from the coding sequence atgtcatcatcatcaacttcaTGCACAAGCAACAACCAAAGCCCCATTCCTTCCTCATCGCAAAAGAGAAAGGCAGGAAGGAAGAAGTTCAGGGAGACACGTCATCCAATCTATAAAGGTGTGAGGAGAAGGAATGGAAAATGGGTGTGTGAAGTTAGACAACCAAATAACAGCATGGCACGTATATGGTTAGGCACGTTTACAAGCCCAGAAGAGGCAGCCAGGGCACATGACGTGGCAGCCTTGTCTTTTAAAGGAGACTCGGCTTCTCTTAATTTCCCTGACTCGGCTCATATGTTGCCAAGACCCAAGTCGAGCTCTATAAGGGACGTTCAATGTTGTGCTGCCTTGGCTGCTGCTTCAGCTTCTTCGGCAGACCGGGTCGGTTTTGATCACACTGCGGAGAAGGTGATGAATGGGAGTTCGAGAAAGTTGTTTGTTGATGAAGAAGAATTGTTTAATATGCCAGGATTGCTTCACAGCATGGCAGAAGGGTTGATCATCAGTCCGCCAGCAATGTATGATCATCAAGGGTTCGATTGGGATACCGTGGACCTCACTTTGTGGTGA
- the LOC120011810 gene encoding uncharacterized protein LOC120011810 has translation MAQKHLHELLKEDQEPFLLKNYIADRRSQLKKPCSPKTHLQVGIRKPAGISEKQQQTISKFSHNLCKKSCLFSFVDSPHDPRRSPLLEFQTPVAKSPCRRSPNAIFLNVPARTATLLLEAALKIQKQSSKTKTQNKNHGDFGLFGSFLKRLTSRNRTRKREIGAHGVKVSAKDILRWDSSVGPKRSPSERIGERKQGIRQKSYRETSVCENGFSCNCNGRPSSAVWSKSNEHQSMNFDLETSSSSQSEELLEPAIEFVNQLIDDPDITYCENRFCESPSRFVLQRTPSSGLRTPTFSSPEKYPIRRKEEDKENYDGASIKKFQLQQEEEEDKEQCSPVCVLDPPFEDDDDECEDADALDVECSYATVQRAKDQLLHKLRRFEKLAELDPVELEKRMLEEEFEDDDNVGVAVVEVEEEHDNNRSLLWDKLKSFDSLIAQQLGKSGFNHLRQIPKDMKCLVSDLIDEESREKNDYYIDREVVAKRVCKRLESWKEVESNTIDMMVEQDFRKEFEEWKRSQEQVEETGLDIAVAIFGLLVEELTEELNSDII, from the exons ATGGCTCAAAAGCACTTGCATGAACTTCTGAAAGAGGATCAAGAACCATTTCTTCTCAAAAACTACATTGCTGACAGGCGTTCCCAGCTCAAAAAACCCTGctcacccaaaacccatttaCAGGTAGGGATACGAAAACCTGCTGGCATCTCAGAAAAGCAACAGCAAACGATTTCGAAATTCTCTCACAATCTCTGCAAAAAATCTTGCCTTTTCTCCTTCGTTGACTCTCCTCATGACCCAAGAAGGTCTCCACTCTTAGAATTCCAAACTCCAGTGGCCAAAAGCCCTTGTAGAAGAAGCCCAAATGCGATTTTCCTTAATGTCCCTGCTAGAACCGCGACTCTGTTACTTGAAGCTGCTCTTAAGATTCAAAAACAATcctccaaaaccaaaacccagaACAAAAACCACGGCGATTTCGGCCTATTCGGGTCGTTCTTGAAGAGGCTAACGAGCAGGAACCGGACCCGTAAACGAGAAATCGGAGCCCATGGGGTTAAAGTCTCTGCGAAGGATATTTTAAGGTGGGATTCTTCTGTTGGGCCAAAGAGGTCCCCTAGTGAGCGAATCGGTGAAAGAAAACAGGGGATTAGGCAAAAGAGTTATCGTGAAACAAGCGTTTGTGAGAATGGATTTTCTTGTAATTGCAATGGCAGACCCAGCAGTGCAGTTTGGTCCAAGAGTAATGAACATCAGTCTATGAATTTTGATCTGGAGACTTCGAGCAGTAGTCAGAGTGAGGAATTACTTGAACCAGCGATTGAGTTTGTTAACCAATTAATTGATGACCCTGATATTACTTACTGTGAGAATCGATTCTGTGAAAGCCCTTCTCGTTTTGTGCTCCAACGGACTCCATCTTCTGGTCTACGGACGCCGACATTCTCTTCGCCGGAAAAGTATCCGATTCGTCGCAAAGAAGAG GACAAAGAGAATTATGATGGGGCAAGCATAAAAAAATTCCAATTACagcaagaagaagaggaggataaGGAACAATGTAGCCCTGTTTGTGTATTGGACCCTCCATTTGAGGACGATGACGATGAATGCGAGGACGCTGATGCCTTGGACGTTGAGTGCAGCTATGCAACTGTACAGA GAGCGAAGGACCAACTACTGCACAAGCTTCGTAGATTTGAAAAACTGGCAGAACTGGATCCGGTAGAACTAGAGAAAAGAATGTTAGAAGAAGAATTTGAAGATGATGACAACGTTGGTGTTGCTGTAGTAGAGGTAGAAGAGGAACATGACAATAACAGATCATTGTTGTGGGATAAGCTGAAGAGCTTTGACAGTCTTATTGCACAACAACTCGGTAAATCCGGATTCAATCATCTAAGGCAAATTCCGAAAGACATGAAGTGCTTGGTTTCAGATCTCATCGACGAGGAAAGCCGAGAGAAAAACGACTACTACATTGACAGAGAAGTGGTTGCGAAAAGGGTTTGTAAGAGGTTGGAGTCATGGAAAGAGGTGGAGTCTAACACCATTGATATGATGGTAGAGCAAGATTTCAGAAAAGAATTTGAAGAATGGAAGAGAAGTCAAGAGCAGGTGGAGGAGACTGGATTGGATATTGCAGTTGCCATCTTTGGATTGTTGGTGGAGGAATTAACAGAGGAGTTAAATTCTGATATCATTTGA